The following coding sequences are from one Deltaproteobacteria bacterium PRO3 window:
- a CDS encoding cell division protein ZapA: protein MKKTFEVVLLNQKFQLKSESDEKYVQRVADYVNKKLFDIQEKTKSVSSLNVALLAALNIADDFFRIKTTDKGKVGEARAKVREILGLIDRQLGH from the coding sequence ATGAAGAAAACTTTCGAAGTCGTCTTGCTCAACCAGAAATTCCAGCTCAAAAGCGAGTCGGACGAGAAATACGTCCAGCGCGTCGCCGATTACGTCAACAAGAAGCTCTTCGACATCCAAGAAAAGACGAAATCCGTCTCTTCTTTGAACGTCGCGCTGCTTGCGGCCTTGAACATTGCCGACGATTTCTTTAGAATCAAGACAACCGACAAAGGAAAGGTCGGGGAGGCCCGAGCCAAGGTCCGCGAGATCCTCGGTTTGATCGACCGCCAGCTCGGACATTGA